The genome window CCGAGGCGGCGGCTGTCATCCTCGCGAAGCGCCACGGCGTGGAGTTCCGCGATCTTTTGCCCGCGCTCCGGGACCAGGTCCTCTCGTCCTGATTGCGACCCCGGGCCGGACAGCCCTCGGGGAAAAAAGGGAAAGGGAAAATTACTTCTTCTTCTCTTCCGCGGCGGGCTTCGGGATGAGCTCGTCGAGCGGCTTTTCCCCGTACTGGACGACGCGCGCGTTGATCTGGACGAACTCGGGGGTGATCTCGTTCCCGCGGAGGGTCTTCCTCTTCCGCTGCCCCTCGCGCGTGGGCCTGAACCCCGGTCCGCCGGAGAGGAGGACCTTGCGCCGGCCCGCGAACGGGAGGTTCTTCCGGGCAGGGGTCCCGTCCCTGTCGGACCCTCCCGTGATCTCCATCCTGTACCCCGGCAGCCCGAGGATACCCATGTCGACCTCGTCGCCGATGCGCTTGCCTATCAGGGCGCCGGCCGCCCCGCCGCTCACGTCCACCTTGTAGGAGCGGCCCGTCTTCTGATCGGACAGAACGATCTTGAACTCTGCCATCCTGTTTCACACCCCTTGAAAAGGAGCCACCCGCTCTCCCGCGCCCGGCCGGGACCCCGCGGGAACGCGCCGGTCCCCTGCCCGGCAGGGCATCCACGAAGTACCTCTACAATTGGGCGGGTGCCTTAATAAGTCTATTTCCCCCAGAACGGGTTCTCCCTCCGCCTCATCGCGGTGAACTCGGCGAGGACTTCCTGCGTCGGGATGGGGAGGTGGGAGAGGAGCTCTTTCTCGAGGACTTTCACGTGCTTCTCCGGGATGTCCACGAGGAGCTCGTCGCCGACGTCGCACTGCCTCCCCACGGTCGCCCCCTCTATCGCGATCGCGATTTCCGCGCCCGCCTGCGCCTCCCTGATGTTCTCCTGGTTGAGCTGCATCGACTTCACGTGCCCGACCTTCCGCCCGTCCCGCTGGATCAGGTCCACGCCGGTC of Methanolinea sp. contains these proteins:
- a CDS encoding 30S ribosomal protein S6e, with product MAEFKIVLSDQKTGRSYKVDVSGGAAGALIGKRIGDEVDMGILGLPGYRMEITGGSDRDGTPARKNLPFAGRRKVLLSGGPGFRPTREGQRKRKTLRGNEITPEFVQINARVVQYGEKPLDELIPKPAAEEKKK